The DNA region GGCGTCGATTGAAAAGAAAGTTTGCAGAAGCGATCGGAAGCGGCACACAAAGCCGCGCATTTTGTTATAAACGGTCTGCGATTTGGACGTGAGGCTTGAGCCCGTCCGGGTTGCACGAGTGAAAAAGAACGACGCGAAAGGATTTGGGATGAGTGAGCCGCAGCACCCGCAGCCGCAGGACACAGACACGAATGAAAGCCATCCGGCGCCGGTCGCACGGGCGGTGGTGCAGCCTGTTGTGCAGCCGGGCATGGATTCGTTGACGGCGGTGGGCGCGCGCTTGACCCAATTGCGCGAATCGAAAGGCTGGACCATCGACGACGTGTCGGCGCGTCTGAAAGTGTCTGCGATCAAGTTGCGCGCGCTCGAATCGGGCGACATCAGCCACTTGCCGGACACCACCTTCGCGCTGGGCGTGGTGCGTAGTTACGCGAAAATGCTGGGCGCCGATCCCACGCCGTTCACGGCGGCGTTGCGCCGCGAAAAAGGCGTCGCCGCGCCGGATCTGTCTATGCCGGCGTCGTCGGGTAAGGATTTGCCGCGCGGCAGGGTGTCGCTCTCGCTGGGCGGCAGTGGGCAAAAGAGCCGCTCGTGGTTGTGGGGCGTGGCAGCGGTGATCGTTGCGGTGATCGCGCTCGGCATGTGGCATACCAATGGCGGCGATTCGTCGGCGTGGCTTGCGCGACTGAAAGCGAGCGCGAACGGTGCCGCTGGCGGCGCGACCGGCGCATCGGGCGCGGTGGCGCAAGGTCAGTCGGCGGGTTCCGAGGCGGCGCTGGCCGAGTCAGCGTCCACGCCGGACGCGCAGGTGGCAGCAGAGAACGCAGCGTCGGCCACGCCGATGCCCGCGCCGCTCGCCACCGGCACGACGCCGTCGTCGGCGCCGGCCGTTACGGCGACAGCGGCCGCGCCGAAGGCCGGCTCGCAGGCCCAGGCTGCCGCGGCGCCGGGCGCGAGCGCGCCGGCGGTCGTCGCGGGTGCGTCGGCGGCAACGGTGGCGCCGGCTGCCGGCGAGTCAGTCGTCGCATTGCGGGTGACGCAGGACAGCTGGTTCAGTGTGCGCGGCAAGGACGGCAAGGAAGTGTTCTCCGGCCTCGTGCATGCGGGCGATACAAAAGAAGTGACGGGTGCGGCGCCATTCAAGATTACGGTCGGCAACAAGGCCGGTCTTGAATCGCTGACGCTCGATGGCCAGCCGGTCGATCCGTCGAAATATGCGGCGGCCAAAGGCAACGTGGCGCGCTTCGCGCTGCCTTGACAGATACGGTATGCGCCGCGGCCAACCGGTCCGCGGCGCTTTTTCAATTCAGGCGCTACGTCTTTTGTGTGGCGCATGCGGCGTAAATGGGTCTTTCGATGCATTCCGAAGCTCAATCCCAATCTAACAGCAAGATCGTTTCCAACGAGCCGGTGTTCGGCGGCCAGGCCGCGCGGCGCAAGTCGCACGCGGTCGACGTCCGCTGGGGCGGCCAGCTCGTCACGATCGGTGGCGACGCGCCCGTGCGCGTCCAGTCGATGACCAACACGGATACCGCGGACGCCATCGGCACCGCGATCCAGATCAAGGAACTGGCGCAGGCCGGCTCGGAACTGGTGCGTATCACGGTGAACACGCCGGAAGCGGCCGCGGCCGTGCCGGCCGTGCGCGAGCAACTCGATCGCATGGGCGTGTC from Paraburkholderia aromaticivorans includes:
- a CDS encoding helix-turn-helix domain-containing protein, with the translated sequence MSEPQHPQPQDTDTNESHPAPVARAVVQPVVQPGMDSLTAVGARLTQLRESKGWTIDDVSARLKVSAIKLRALESGDISHLPDTTFALGVVRSYAKMLGADPTPFTAALRREKGVAAPDLSMPASSGKDLPRGRVSLSLGGSGQKSRSWLWGVAAVIVAVIALGMWHTNGGDSSAWLARLKASANGAAGGATGASGAVAQGQSAGSEAALAESASTPDAQVAAENAASATPMPAPLATGTTPSSAPAVTATAAAPKAGSQAQAAAAPGASAPAVVAGASAATVAPAAGESVVALRVTQDSWFSVRGKDGKEVFSGLVHAGDTKEVTGAAPFKITVGNKAGLESLTLDGQPVDPSKYAAAKGNVARFALP